A region from the Aquimarina sp. ERC-38 genome encodes:
- a CDS encoding Npt1/Npt2 family nucleotide transporter, which translates to MLKTLFKKTFDIRDGEIRISFFMQLYIFLIITVLLIVKPTVTALFLSKLGASHLPYAYMIVAIVAVIASYFYNRLVKKVSLQRLTMGTLFFFSMCFLVFGFLLKTIFLNNWILYVYYILIALFAVLTTSQFWLIANLVYNAREAKRLFGFIGSGAIAGGIFGGYLTTILAPITGNQFLIILAACLILLCIPILKIVWFIRIRKLNKYAIQQRQLSKTTENSKNSFQLILNSKHLSLLALIIGVSVIMAKLVDFQFSDFASVRIPDSDQLASFFGFWFSTFNVLALVIQLFLTNRVLGVLGVSSTLLILPLTIALGCLIFLAVPELAILIIIKGLDGSFKQSLNKAAVELSILPIPYDIKNSAKAFIDVVVDSLATGIAGLILVFIIRKWQLDTTYITIIILFFLFVWVLLIYKLREAYFDSFRQNLQLSLSASEENSGQVQKENNLQSTFQILNEGSETEILVLLDRLTEFNSKNLKESIIRLLDHPSHRVKTAAVNQLYAFDKGTVTDRIEQLLWVQDDELVVASLNYLLLHTDLKDDELFKAYLDHEIDYISNAALLCLAKEAQHNLRIATKYQLDYRINEKVKELSEDEASHRREEIAELLITIGYARIPRFYSYIGANLHHKDEYIIKHAIKAAGLTASEQFVLPLLSFLKYNKLRKKTIRALQSYGPEITQTVLKMDSDDLLKVATKKYIPKIVESFYNQNAVSILVRFLRSKDIIVRVQASKSLLKIKRKKPVLQINRTLINKYLHKESISYKNTINSIISLEYQNRLLLEHSEKLSDQQTEQHIARNEIILLLKQQLDLNLTAIFNLLSLLYDQTDIKVVYDGLKSDFKEAKMNAIEFLDNMLQTKVKMKVLPLIEFHTTYMLNQQFEEQASVPIKEEMKCLLLLLKNRGKTTKLAVLNLVFHLKDHRFKRTVRALRNHKNPEVVKSAFKVLEVLN; encoded by the coding sequence ATGTTAAAAACACTGTTTAAAAAGACCTTTGATATACGGGACGGAGAAATACGGATTTCGTTCTTTATGCAACTTTACATTTTCTTAATTATAACGGTGCTACTTATTGTAAAACCTACGGTTACTGCTCTTTTCTTATCCAAACTCGGAGCCTCCCATCTGCCTTATGCCTATATGATTGTTGCTATTGTGGCAGTAATAGCTTCGTACTTCTATAATCGTCTGGTAAAGAAAGTTTCTCTACAACGATTAACGATGGGAACTCTTTTCTTTTTTAGTATGTGTTTCCTTGTTTTCGGATTTCTTTTAAAAACCATATTCTTAAATAATTGGATTTTATATGTGTATTATATTCTGATCGCACTTTTTGCGGTTCTAACCACTTCCCAATTTTGGTTGATAGCAAATCTGGTTTACAATGCCAGGGAAGCTAAACGGCTTTTTGGATTTATAGGCTCCGGAGCAATTGCCGGGGGTATTTTTGGGGGATATCTAACTACCATTTTGGCACCGATAACCGGAAATCAATTTCTGATTATTTTAGCCGCTTGCCTTATTCTATTATGTATACCCATCCTTAAAATAGTCTGGTTTATTAGGATTAGAAAGCTGAATAAATATGCCATACAACAACGCCAACTTTCTAAAACTACAGAAAATAGTAAAAACTCCTTTCAACTTATCTTAAATTCGAAACATTTGTCTTTACTGGCTTTAATTATTGGGGTTAGTGTGATTATGGCAAAATTGGTAGATTTTCAATTTAGTGATTTTGCTTCGGTCCGGATACCGGATTCGGATCAACTGGCTTCGTTCTTTGGATTTTGGTTTTCTACTTTTAATGTATTGGCATTGGTAATTCAATTATTCTTAACCAACCGGGTTTTAGGAGTATTAGGAGTTAGTTCTACTTTACTGATTTTACCTTTAACCATAGCTTTAGGGTGTTTAATTTTTTTAGCCGTACCTGAACTAGCTATTTTAATTATCATTAAAGGTTTGGACGGAAGTTTTAAACAGTCTTTAAATAAAGCCGCAGTCGAACTTTCAATCTTACCTATCCCATATGATATAAAAAACAGTGCTAAAGCTTTTATTGATGTAGTGGTAGATAGCCTGGCAACTGGTATCGCCGGTCTAATTTTAGTATTTATTATTCGGAAATGGCAATTAGATACTACCTATATCACCATTATCATTTTATTTTTTCTATTTGTTTGGGTGCTCCTTATTTACAAATTAAGAGAAGCGTATTTTGATTCGTTTCGGCAAAACTTACAACTTTCTTTATCCGCTTCAGAAGAAAATTCCGGACAAGTACAAAAAGAAAATAATCTCCAATCCACCTTCCAGATTTTAAATGAAGGCTCCGAGACTGAAATTTTAGTCTTATTAGATCGCTTAACCGAATTTAATAGTAAAAACCTTAAGGAAAGTATCATTCGCTTATTAGACCATCCTTCACATCGGGTAAAAACGGCAGCGGTAAACCAGTTATATGCTTTTGATAAAGGTACGGTAACTGATAGAATCGAACAGTTGTTATGGGTTCAGGATGATGAGTTGGTCGTAGCTTCCTTAAATTATTTATTACTACATACGGATTTAAAGGATGATGAATTATTTAAAGCCTACCTGGATCATGAAATCGATTATATCTCAAATGCCGCTTTACTTTGTCTGGCAAAAGAAGCGCAACACAACCTGCGGATTGCCACAAAGTACCAATTGGATTATCGGATTAATGAAAAGGTCAAAGAACTTTCTGAAGATGAAGCCTCGCATCGAAGAGAAGAAATAGCGGAATTATTAATTACCATCGGATATGCAAGAATTCCTAGGTTTTATTCTTATATCGGGGCAAACCTTCATCATAAAGACGAATATATCATTAAGCATGCAATTAAAGCAGCGGGACTTACGGCTTCAGAACAGTTTGTACTCCCCCTGTTATCTTTTTTAAAGTATAACAAATTAAGGAAAAAAACCATTAGAGCTTTACAATCCTATGGTCCTGAAATCACCCAAACCGTATTAAAAATGGATAGTGATGATTTACTTAAAGTTGCTACAAAAAAATACATTCCGAAGATTGTGGAGTCTTTTTATAATCAAAATGCAGTTAGCATTTTGGTTCGCTTTTTACGGAGTAAAGATATTATTGTAAGAGTGCAGGCTTCAAAATCTTTATTAAAAATTAAAAGAAAAAAACCAGTACTTCAAATCAATCGAACCCTAATTAATAAGTATTTACATAAAGAAAGTATTTCTTATAAAAATACGATTAACAGTATTATCTCACTTGAATATCAAAATAGATTACTACTGGAACATTCAGAAAAGTTAAGCGATCAGCAAACGGAACAACATATTGCTAGAAATGAAATTATCCTTTTACTTAAACAACAGTTGGACTTAAATTTAACTGCAATTTTTAACCTACTAAGTTTATTATACGATCAGACAGATATTAAAGTAGTTTATGATGGATTAAAAAGTGATTTTAAGGAAGCTAAAATGAATGCTATCGAATTTCTGGATAATATGTTACAAACAAAAGTAAAGATGAAGGTATTGCCATTAATAGAGTTTCATACCACTTATATGTTGAATCAACAGTTTGAAGAGCAAGCTTCCGTTCCTATCAAAGAAGAAATGAAATGCTTGTTGCTTTTATTAAAAAACCGGGGTAAGACAACGAAGTTAGCCGTATTAAACCTTGTTTTTCATCTTAAAGATCATCGTTTTAAAAGAACGGTTCGAGCCTTAAGAAACCATAAAAACCCAGAAGTTGTAAAGAGCGCTTTTAAGGTATTAGAAGTACTAAACTAG
- a CDS encoding serine hydrolase, whose amino-acid sequence MISNYGFLILSLFLSCFTISGQTSELPIDANSEVDPLYERYSPKLQKTLENEIFINKKWKQLVNSKRMSIGIVDLSDINNIEYAGLNDTHMMYAASLPKIAVLLAAMDAIDKGELKDTPEVRKDMRLMISKSNNQASTRMIDRVGYEKIEAVLRSPKTDLYNEEVGGGLWVGKRYAAGGRRYPDPLKGLSHAATTRQVCSFYYQLALGNLVSEERSEEMLKIMKDPALHHKFINTLDKIAPKATFYRKSGSWKNYHSDSVMVWGPKRRYILVALIEDSYGEQIIRDLVVPLEKVMKKSRSIVSK is encoded by the coding sequence ATGATTTCGAATTACGGTTTTCTTATCCTTTCCTTGTTTCTTTCTTGTTTTACAATATCAGGTCAAACCAGTGAATTGCCCATTGATGCAAATAGCGAAGTAGACCCGCTTTATGAGAGATACAGTCCGAAATTACAGAAAACTCTTGAAAATGAAATATTTATTAATAAAAAGTGGAAGCAACTGGTAAATTCTAAACGGATGTCCATAGGTATTGTAGACCTTAGTGATATTAATAATATTGAATACGCCGGGTTAAACGACACCCATATGATGTATGCGGCCAGCCTTCCTAAAATTGCGGTGCTATTAGCAGCTATGGACGCCATTGATAAAGGGGAATTAAAAGATACTCCTGAGGTTAGGAAAGATATGCGGTTAATGATTAGTAAATCTAATAATCAAGCTTCTACCCGTATGATTGACCGGGTAGGTTATGAAAAAATAGAAGCTGTATTACGAAGCCCAAAAACAGATTTATATAACGAAGAAGTAGGAGGTGGGCTATGGGTAGGAAAACGTTATGCTGCCGGAGGTAGAAGATACCCCGACCCACTCAAAGGTTTAAGTCACGCAGCCACTACAAGACAGGTTTGTAGTTTCTATTATCAATTGGCTTTAGGAAACCTGGTAAGTGAAGAACGCTCCGAAGAGATGCTAAAAATTATGAAAGACCCAGCCTTACACCATAAATTTATCAATACGTTAGATAAAATTGCACCTAAAGCCACTTTCTATCGTAAATCAGGTTCCTGGAAAAACTATCATTCGGATTCTGTAATGGTATGGGGACCTAAGCGTAGATATATTTTAGTAGCCCTGATTGAAGACTCCTACGGCGAACAAATTATCCGGGATCTCGTGGTACCTCTTGAAAAAGTAATGAAAAAGTCAAGGTCGATTGTTAGTAAATAG